CGGTGAGCTGCAGCTCGCTCTCGCCGTCGCCCGTGACCACCGTGCCGTCGGCGGCCAGCACGTGCACGAAGGACACCCAGATCGTGTCGCCGGTGCGGGTGCCGACGAAGCGCCCGAAGGTGACGGTGTCGCCCTCGTAGTCCCCCCAGATCGCCCCGTCGCGTTCCCAGTAGGTGAACACGCTCGGCGCGTCGGGGTCGACCGCCGATGTCGTGGACGAGACCATCCGGAAGCGGCGGCCATCGAGGGAGGGGAGGGATGCTGTCGCGGTCACTGTTCGATTATGGACGATCGCCACTCGTCCTCGAGCAGGGCGTAGATGAGCAGGGTGCTCCACTCCCCCTTGAACCACTCGCTCTCGACCAGCCGGGCCTCCCGCCGGAAGCCCAGTCGCTCGACGACCCGGATCGACGCGGCGTTGCGCTCGTCGATCCGCGCCGCGATGCGATGTAGCCCCAGGCCGTCGAAGCCGACGTGGAGCAGGGCGCGCACGGCCTCCGAGGCGTAGCCGTGGCCTGCCGCGCGCGGATCGAGGATGTACCCGACCTCGCCGGCCCGATCGGACTCGCTCCGCCAGAACAGCACGACGTCGCCGACGAGGCGGCCGGTGCGGCGCTCCTCCAGGGCGAGGCACACGGCGTCGCCCTCCTTCTCGAAGCGGGTCGTCGACCATCGCGTCGCGATGCGCTCCTCCACGTCCGCGAGCGTGAGCGGTCCGTATGGCACGTACCGCACGCTCTCGGCATCCGACTTGTACGCCAGCATCGCCGGTGCGTCGTCGGGGGTGATCGGCCGCAGCAGCAGCCGCTCTGTGCGGATCGGGTAGTCGGGCTGAAGCACGGTGCTCACCGTACCGCGTCTGCCCCTGCGGGTACCGTGGTGGCATGGAGTGGATCGCCGATCCGACGGCCGGGGAATGGCTGCGTGCGCGACTCGATGGCGCGATCGGTGCGAGCATGCACTGCGTGGTGCCGCGGGGCTTTCCGGCATACGCCCGCGTGTTCCATCCGGCCACCGTGCGGTCGCTCCCCGATCGCGCCGTGCCCGCGCGTGCCGAATGGGAACGGATGCCGCCTTCGGAGTCGCAGCGGCTGATGGACCGGTTCGTCGACGAACCGACGACCTGGCGCGATGTCGCAGCGGCGTTCGGCACGACCATGCATCCGCTCGCGCAGTGGCAGAGCATCGTGCGCACGCCGCCCGGCGACGACTGGAACACCCGGATCTCCCCCGACGGCCGCGAGTTCACGGCGCCGGAGGAAGGCCACCTCGAACCTGAGCTCCTCGCCGCGGTGGCCGAGCACCTCGTCGTGCACACGGCGACACCGGATGCCGGCGTCGCCGCGCTTTGGGAGGGATGGGGCGACCTGCTCGGCCATCTCGGCCACGGCCCGTCACGCCTGTTCTTCGAGGTCGGCGACGACGCGGCCCACCAGCAGCTGCTCGAACGGAGCATCCATGACCCCCTCAACAACGGCTTCCGCACTCCGACGTGGCAGGAGGGGATCCTCTCGCGCGAGATCTCCGAGGCTCCGCGCCTCGAGCTCCCCGATCGCAGGTACGTCCTGTTCTCGGCATCCGCCCGCGAGTTCGCCGCTCCGGGATGGGTACTGACTGCGCCGTGGCGCGACCTGCCCGCCGAGGAGAGGGGATTCCCGCCGCAGGCGCACAGCCCCGGCATCCTGTGGCCCGCCGATCACGCCTGGGTGCTGGTGTCGGAGATCGACTTCGACTCCACCGTCGTCGCCGGCAGCGCCGAGCTCATCGCCGCGCTCTGCGCCGACGACCGGATCGAGGCGCTGCCGATCCCCGCGGATGCGAGCCTGGCGTGGGACGCCGACGAGGTGAACCGGTGACGGCCCCGCAGCCGCAGGCGTCGTTCGATGCGCGACCCCTGTGGGAGCCCGTCGACCCGGCCGCCGTCCGGGCGTTCGCGGCCGAGCTGCGGGCGCGCCGCACCGAGGGCGTCGCCGCCTCCACGGTGATCGGCATCGTCGTTGCGGTGCTGGCGGGTGTCGTCCTGGTGCCCGTCGTCGTGACGGCGCTCGTCGCTCTCGCGGTGCACGGCGGGGGGTCGTCCCCGCTCGCCGCGGTGCCGCTGCTGCTCATCGCCGCGGCCGGTGCAGCGATCGTGGCACTCGCCGTCGCCGGCTGGCGCCGTGCGCGGATCACCCGGTACCGGCTCCCCCGTTTCGCGCGAGCGAACGGGATGAGCTATGTCGAGCGCGTCGCCGATCCCCCTCTTCCGGGCATGATCTTCAGCCTCGGCCGGTCGCGCGTCGCCACCGACCTCGTGCGCGGCACGCATCCGCGTTTCGTCGAGTTCGGCAACTACCAGTACACGGTGCAGTCGGGGAAGAACTCGACGACCTACCGGTGGGGCTACGTCGCGGTGAAGCTCGACGTGCCGCTGCCGAACATCGTGCTCGACGCGAAGGGCAACAACGCCTTCGGGTCGAACCTGCCCGCGCACTTCGACCGTGCCCAGCGGCTGTCGCTCGAGGGCGACTTCGACCAGCACTTCACCCTCTACTGCCCCTCGGGCTACGAGGCCGACGCGCTGTACCTCTTCACGCCCGACATCATGGCCCGGTTCATCGACAACGCCGCCGAGCTCGACGTCGAGATCGTCGACGACTGGCTGTTCCTCTACACCCAGCGCCGCGTGTCGACGCTCGATCCGGCGACGTGGGCCTGGCTGTTCGGCGCGGTCGGCGCGCTGCTCGTGAAGTTCGACCAGTGGGCGCGCTGGCGCGACGAGCGTCTGGCGGCGACGGCATCCGCTCCCGGCGCGCCGCACGGGGATGCGGCGAGCCTCCCCTTCGCTGCACCGACGGGTCTTCTCGCGCCGCCGCCGGGAGTCGCTCCGCAGGGCCGTCGCCTCCGGCGCAGCGTGCAGTGGCTTCCGATCGTCATCGCGCTCGCGGCCGGCGTCTTCTGGCTCTGGGCCAGGGTCGCCGACACGTTCGGCCACTGAGGCCGAGTGTGGGGGTGGGTGCTGCTTTGGGGATCAGCTGCCCACCCCATCCCCCCTCGGGATCAGAGAGGACTGGGGATCCTCTCCGCATGGCGGCCGAGCCGCCCCGCAGTGCGCTCAGCTGGGGACTGGATCTGCACTGCGTACAGAAAGATGGTATACCGGCGCACGTTGCATCGGGTTGCGCGACCGCTCACCGCTGCGGGAGCAGTCCGAAGTGGGCGAGCTCGGCCTCGTCGAGCATCCGAGACCGGATGAGGAATCGCATGCCCGTCGGGCCCTCCACGCTGAACCCGGCTCCCCTGCCGGGCACGACGTCGATCGTGAGGTGCGTGTACTTCCAGTACTCGAACTGCGACGCCGACATGTAGACCTCGACCGGGTCGGGGAGGCCGACCTCCAGCGTCCCCAGCAGCACATCGCCCGGTCCGGTGAGGAACATGCCGACCGGGTAGCACATCGGCGCCGACCCGTCGCAGCATCCGCCCGACTGATGGAACATCAGCGGTCCGTGCTGCGCCGTGAGATCGCGGATGAGGGATGCGGCGGCATCCGTCACGTCCACTCGCTGCGGCATCGTCTTCTCCTTCCTGCCGCGCCGATCCGGGCGGGCGCCCCCGGTGCCCGCCCGGATCCCCCTGCCCCCGTCCCCACTCCGCTCGGATCCTGAGCGAGCAGGGGCATGGGGAAGGACCGATCAGAAGAAGCCCATCGGTCCTTCGGCGTACGAGACCAGGAGGTTCTTGGTCTGCTGGTAGTGGTCGAGCATCATCTTGTGGTTCTCGCGGCCGACGCCCGACTGCTTGTACCCGCCGAACGCCGCGTGCGCCGGGTACTGGTGGTACGTGTTCGTCCACACGCGTCCGGCCTCGATCGCCCGGCCCGCGCGGTACGCGGTGTCGCCGTCGCGGCTCCACACCCCGGCGCCGAGGCCGTAGAGCGTGTCGTTGGCGATCGAGATCGCGTCGGCGAAGTCGTCGAAGCTCGTCACCGACAGCACCGGCCCGAAGATCTCCTCCTGGAAGATGCGCATGTCGTTCGTGCCCTCGAACACGGTCGGCGCGACGTAGAACCCGTCGCTGAGGTCGCCGCCGAGGTCGACCCGCTCACCGCCGGTCAGCAGACGCGCGCCGCCCTGCTTGCCGATGTCGATGTAGCTGAGGATCTTCTCCAGCTGGTCGTTCGACGCCTGTGCGCCGATCATCGTGGCGGGGTCGAGCGGGTTGCCCTGCACGACCTTCTTCACCCGCTCGAGTCCGTCGGCGAGGAAGCCGTCGTAGATCGAGCGCTGGATGAGCGCGCGCGACGGGCACGTGCAGACCTCGCCCTGGTTCAGCGCGAACATCGTGAACCCCTCGAGCGCCTTGTCGTAGTAGGCGTCGGACGTCGAGCGGGCGACGTCCTCGAAGAAGACGTTCGGGCTCTTGCCCCCGAGCTCGAGCGTCACCGGGATGAGGTTCTGCGAGGCGTACTGCATGATGAGGCGTCCGGTCGTGGTCTCGCCCGTGAAGGCGACCTTGCGGATGCGCTTGTGCTGGGCGAGCGGCGCGCCGGCCTCGATGCCGAAGCCGTTGACGATGTTCACCACACCGGCGGGAATGAGGTCGCCGATGATGTCGAACAGGAAGAGGATCGACGCGGGCGTCTGCTCGGCCGGCTTGATGACGATGCAGTTGCCTGCAGCGAGCGCGGGCGCGAGCTTCCACGTGGCCATGAGGATCGGGAAGTTCCACGGGATGATCTGGCCGACGACGCCGAGCGGCTCGTGGAAGTGGTACGCGACGGTGTTCTCGTCGAGCTGGCTGATGCCGCCCTCCTGCGCACGCAGCACGCCGGCGAAGTAGCGGAAGTGGTCGATCGCGAGCGGGATGTCGGCGGCCAGCGTCTCGCGCACGGGCTTGCCGTTCTCCCAGGTCTCGGCGATCGCGATCTCCTCGAGGTGCTGCTCGATGCGGTCGGCGATGCGGTTGAGCAGGTTCGCGCGCTCGGTGGGGCTGGTCTTGCCCCACGTGGCGAACGCCTTCCAGGCGACGTCGACGGCGCGGTCGATGTCTTCGGCCGTACCGCGGCCGACCTCGGTGAACGGCTTGCCGTTGACGGGACTGACGTTCTCGAAGTACTGGCCCTTGACGGGTTCCACGAACTGGCCGCCGATGTAGTGGCCGTAGCGGGCGCGGTAGTTCGCGAGTGCTCCCGGCTGACCGGGAGCGGCGTAGGCGGTTGACACGTCTTCTTCGACGATGGTCATCATGTCTCCTTCGACGGGCCGCGTCGGAGATTCGCGGCTGGTGTGACGAAGGTAGGCCGCCGGAGGTTGCGTCCCGGTGCGCAACGTTGCATCGGGTTGCAGGGCGTCGGGCGGGTCAGTTCCCGCCGCCGCTCGTGTCGGAATCGTAACGTCGGCTGTGCGGTGTGTACCGCACCGGATGCTCGGGATCGAGCTCGACGTGCAGACCACCGTCCTCGTCGCGGAACACGATCACCCGCGAACCGGGCACCGGGATCTCGTGGGCGTAGGAGTTCAGTCGCACGACGACCGTGTGCTCGCCGCGGTCGTCCTCGTAGCGGATCGGCACATCTCCGCCCTCGTGCCATCGGGCAGGGTCCGGAAGGGCGGTGATCATCCCCGCGTACCGAGGCGCGGTCGCCCGCAGGCGCAGCACCCTGGCGACCTCGGCCCTTGCGCGGCGCGCCGAAGAGACGGCGAGGGCCGCCAGCACGGCCGTGGCGAGCGCGCACAGGGATGCCAGGGTGCCGGGGACCACGGCCTCGCCGGCCTCCCGCCCGGACCACGGTCGGATCAGTCCGGCATTCGCTGCGATGAGGCCGAGACCGATCGCAGATCCGCCGGCGAGAGCCGAGAACACGATCAGCGCCAGCGTGGACGACTTCATGATGCGCTCGGTGCCCTCGACGAAGACTCCGCTGGCAGTGAAGACCGCGGCGAGCACCGCGGGCACCGCGAGCACGAGCCACCACCAGCCGACTGCCTCGCCGTCGGTGACGGCGGTGTCGAAGAGAAGGCCGGACCCCGCCACCGCGAGGCCGACGCTCACCGCGAACGCCGCGACCAGCCCCATGTAGCCGGCGCCGATCGGGGCGAGCGTCACCCCGTGCGGCACGCGGACCGTCCGCGACCGACGCTCCCCCCGCGGG
This Microbacterium sp. XT11 DNA region includes the following protein-coding sequences:
- a CDS encoding GNAT family N-acetyltransferase, whose translation is MSTVLQPDYPIRTERLLLRPITPDDAPAMLAYKSDAESVRYVPYGPLTLADVEERIATRWSTTRFEKEGDAVCLALEERRTGRLVGDVVLFWRSESDRAGEVGYILDPRAAGHGYASEAVRALLHVGFDGLGLHRIAARIDERNAASIRVVERLGFRREARLVESEWFKGEWSTLLIYALLEDEWRSSIIEQ
- a CDS encoding DUF779 domain-containing protein; this encodes MPQRVDVTDAAASLIRDLTAQHGPLMFHQSGGCCDGSAPMCYPVGMFLTGPGDVLLGTLEVGLPDPVEVYMSASQFEYWKYTHLTIDVVPGRGAGFSVEGPTGMRFLIRSRMLDEAELAHFGLLPQR
- the exaC gene encoding acetaldehyde dehydrogenase ExaC, giving the protein MTIVEEDVSTAYAAPGQPGALANYRARYGHYIGGQFVEPVKGQYFENVSPVNGKPFTEVGRGTAEDIDRAVDVAWKAFATWGKTSPTERANLLNRIADRIEQHLEEIAIAETWENGKPVRETLAADIPLAIDHFRYFAGVLRAQEGGISQLDENTVAYHFHEPLGVVGQIIPWNFPILMATWKLAPALAAGNCIVIKPAEQTPASILFLFDIIGDLIPAGVVNIVNGFGIEAGAPLAQHKRIRKVAFTGETTTGRLIMQYASQNLIPVTLELGGKSPNVFFEDVARSTSDAYYDKALEGFTMFALNQGEVCTCPSRALIQRSIYDGFLADGLERVKKVVQGNPLDPATMIGAQASNDQLEKILSYIDIGKQGGARLLTGGERVDLGGDLSDGFYVAPTVFEGTNDMRIFQEEIFGPVLSVTSFDDFADAISIANDTLYGLGAGVWSRDGDTAYRAGRAIEAGRVWTNTYHQYPAHAAFGGYKQSGVGRENHKMMLDHYQQTKNLLVSYAEGPMGFF